Proteins encoded in a region of the Bacillus sp. T3 genome:
- a CDS encoding toprim domain-containing protein, translated as MRELSDKVIIVEGTSDKKKVKGIIREPIEIICTNGTIGINRLEELIDSVLDKEVYILVDADEAGEKLRKQFKREFPEAEHLYIDKSYREVATAPVHHLATVLVQANIDIFTEFLERG; from the coding sequence ATGAGAGAGCTCAGCGATAAAGTAATCATTGTTGAAGGCACTTCAGATAAGAAGAAAGTTAAAGGCATTATTCGGGAGCCAATTGAAATTATTTGCACCAACGGTACGATAGGGATTAACCGTTTAGAAGAATTAATTGATTCTGTCTTAGATAAAGAAGTCTATATTTTAGTCGATGCTGATGAGGCTGGAGAAAAACTTCGGAAGCAATTTAAACGCGAGTTTCCAGAAGCGGAGCATCTTTATATCGATAAATCATATCGTGAGGTCGCTACCGCACCTGTACACCATTTAGCGACTGTTCTAGTCCAAGCAAACATAGATATATTTACTGAATTTTTAGAAAGAGGATGA
- the gcvH gene encoding glycine cleavage system protein GcvH has protein sequence MNIPKEFRYSNEHEWVKVEGDKVRVGITHFAQSELGDIVFVELPEVGDKVVAGEPFGSVESVKTVSELYAPVSGTVVEINEELSDSPEFVNESPYEKAWMIIVEPTNLNEVEQLMTAVQYEEMTKED, from the coding sequence ATGAATATTCCTAAAGAATTTCGTTATTCAAATGAACATGAATGGGTTAAGGTAGAGGGAGATAAAGTTCGTGTGGGCATTACTCATTTTGCTCAATCAGAATTAGGAGATATCGTCTTTGTAGAGCTTCCAGAGGTTGGGGACAAGGTTGTTGCGGGTGAACCATTTGGTAGTGTTGAATCTGTAAAGACTGTATCAGAATTATATGCACCTGTAAGCGGCACAGTTGTGGAGATTAACGAGGAATTAAGCGACAGTCCTGAATTTGTCAACGAATCACCGTACGAAAAAGCATGGATGATTATAGTTGAACCTACAAATTTAAACGAAGTTGAACAGTTAATGACTGCTGTGCAGTACGAAGAAATGACAAAAGAAGATTAA
- a CDS encoding acyl-CoA dehydrogenase family protein codes for MSNQTEKLIKGGSFLIEDISYERMITPEDFTDEQIMIAKTTEDFVVNEVVPEVEYLEKHEFDRTVRLLKEAGDLGLLGADVPEEYGGLGLDKISSALITEKMTRAGGFSLSHGAHVGIGSLPIILFGNEQQKQKYLPKLATGEKLAAYALTEPGSGSDALSAKTTAKLNAEGTHFILNGEKQWITNAGFADVFVVYAKIDGEYFSAFIIERDFPGVSTGAEEKKMGIKSSSTRTLILQDVPVPKENLLGEPGKGHIIAFNILNIGRYKLGVGVVGGSKRAFELAVKYANGRQQFKTPIAQFNLTKEKLATMASKLYAAESSVYRTVGLYEERMGGLSEEEQKNPKVVAASIAEYAIECSLNKFFASEVLDYVVDEGVQLHGGYGFMQEYEIERAYRDSRINRIFEGTNEINRLLVPGTFIRKALKGELPLFQRAQTLQEELMMMMPVEPGDEPLAQEKYLTSNAKKIGLLATGLAAQKFGKSLEREQEILANIADIISNAYAMESVVLRTEKAISVNGLEKNKQKLLYTQIFCQEAFNKIEQDAKESLLAIEEGDTVRMLLSALRKFTRHTPINVIAKKREAAYKLIEQEKYIV; via the coding sequence ATGTCTAATCAAACCGAAAAATTGATTAAAGGTGGCAGCTTTTTAATTGAAGATATAAGCTATGAGCGGATGATAACTCCTGAGGATTTCACAGATGAGCAGATCATGATTGCCAAAACAACAGAGGATTTTGTTGTCAATGAAGTGGTTCCAGAAGTGGAGTACTTAGAAAAGCATGAGTTTGATCGGACGGTACGCCTACTAAAGGAAGCCGGTGATTTAGGGTTATTAGGTGCGGATGTACCCGAGGAATACGGTGGCCTAGGCTTAGATAAAATCAGCTCTGCGTTAATCACGGAGAAAATGACACGTGCTGGAGGATTCTCTTTATCGCACGGTGCACATGTTGGAATTGGCTCACTACCGATCATTCTTTTTGGAAATGAACAGCAAAAGCAAAAGTATTTGCCAAAGCTTGCAACAGGAGAAAAGCTAGCTGCTTACGCCTTAACAGAACCAGGCTCAGGCTCTGATGCACTTAGTGCGAAGACGACTGCCAAATTAAATGCCGAAGGAACCCACTTTATTTTAAATGGGGAAAAGCAATGGATTACAAACGCTGGCTTTGCAGATGTATTTGTTGTCTATGCCAAAATTGATGGAGAGTATTTTTCGGCATTTATCATTGAGCGTGATTTCCCAGGCGTTTCGACTGGTGCTGAAGAAAAGAAAATGGGGATTAAATCTTCATCAACACGCACCCTTATCTTACAGGATGTTCCGGTGCCAAAAGAAAACCTGTTAGGTGAACCTGGCAAAGGCCACATTATTGCGTTTAATATATTAAATATTGGCCGTTATAAGCTTGGAGTGGGTGTTGTTGGAGGATCAAAACGGGCTTTTGAATTAGCAGTGAAGTATGCAAATGGTCGTCAGCAGTTTAAAACACCAATCGCTCAATTCAATTTGACGAAGGAAAAATTAGCAACTATGGCATCGAAACTTTATGCCGCTGAGAGCTCAGTTTATCGGACAGTCGGATTGTATGAGGAACGAATGGGTGGATTATCAGAAGAGGAACAAAAGAATCCAAAAGTCGTTGCTGCTTCTATTGCTGAATATGCGATTGAGTGCTCATTAAATAAGTTCTTTGCTTCTGAGGTATTGGACTACGTTGTCGATGAGGGCGTCCAACTCCACGGTGGATACGGCTTTATGCAGGAATACGAAATTGAACGGGCCTACCGTGATTCACGAATCAACCGAATCTTTGAGGGAACGAATGAAATAAACCGCTTGTTGGTTCCAGGCACATTCATTCGGAAAGCATTAAAAGGTGAGCTTCCGCTATTCCAAAGAGCGCAAACCCTGCAGGAAGAACTAATGATGATGATGCCGGTTGAGCCAGGTGATGAACCGCTTGCTCAGGAAAAATATTTAACAAGTAATGCCAAGAAAATAGGCTTATTAGCAACGGGTCTTGCAGCCCAAAAATTTGGTAAGTCTCTAGAGAGGGAACAAGAAATACTTGCCAATATTGCCGACATTATTTCAAATGCTTATGCGATGGAATCCGTTGTACTCAGAACAGAAAAAGCGATTTCTGTAAACGGGCTTGAAAAAAATAAGCAAAAGCTTCTCTATACGCAAATTTTCTGTCAGGAAGCTTTTAATAAAATTGAGCAGGATGCAAAAGAATCGCTATTGGCGATTGAGGAAGGAGATACGGTACGGATGCTGTTATCAGCGCTTCGAAAATTCACACGCCACACTCCAATTAACGTCATTGCCAAAAAACGCGAAGCAGCCTATAAATTAATTGAGCAAGAAAAATATATTGTGTAA
- a CDS encoding cysteine desulfurase yields MNNQEIRKLFPILDQEVNGHPLVYLDSAATSQKPVQVIESINRYYREYNSNVHRGVHTLGTRATDGYEGAREKVRKFINAKSMQEIVFTRGTTTSLNTVARSYGGANLKEGDEIIITYMEHHSNIIPWQQVAKQTGATLKYFPLQQDGTLSLDDVRATITPNTKIVSVMQVSNVLGTINPIKEIAKIAHENGAIMVVDGAQSIPHMKVDVQDLDCDFLAFSGHKMCGPTGIGVLYGKKELLDKMEPIEFGGEMIDFVDLYDSTWKELPWKFEGGTPIIAGAIGLGAAIDFLQEVGLDRILEHEHKLAAYALEKMSTIDGITIYGPKDPKNRAGVITFNLDDVHPHDVATVLDAEGIAVRAGHHCAQPLMKWLKASATARASFYLYNTEEDIDKLVTGLVKTKEYFSDVF; encoded by the coding sequence ATGAACAACCAAGAGATCCGTAAATTGTTTCCAATATTAGATCAGGAAGTAAACGGTCATCCACTTGTTTATTTAGACAGTGCAGCAACATCGCAAAAGCCAGTACAGGTAATTGAGTCTATTAACCGCTATTATCGCGAATACAACTCGAATGTCCATCGCGGGGTACACACGCTTGGCACTAGAGCTACCGATGGTTATGAAGGCGCTCGTGAAAAGGTTCGGAAATTTATCAATGCGAAATCGATGCAGGAAATTGTTTTTACTCGTGGAACAACCACCTCATTGAACACGGTCGCTAGAAGCTACGGTGGCGCGAACCTTAAAGAGGGCGATGAAATTATCATTACCTATATGGAGCACCACAGTAACATCATTCCTTGGCAGCAAGTGGCGAAGCAAACTGGCGCTACCTTGAAGTATTTTCCGCTTCAACAAGATGGCACGCTTTCATTAGACGATGTTCGCGCTACGATTACACCAAATACAAAAATCGTATCGGTCATGCAGGTGTCAAACGTTCTTGGTACAATTAATCCGATCAAGGAAATCGCCAAAATTGCTCATGAAAATGGCGCAATAATGGTAGTCGACGGTGCACAAAGTATTCCGCATATGAAGGTCGATGTACAGGATTTAGATTGCGATTTCTTAGCTTTCTCTGGTCACAAGATGTGCGGCCCAACTGGTATCGGTGTACTATACGGTAAAAAAGAATTACTAGATAAAATGGAACCAATTGAGTTTGGTGGGGAAATGATTGATTTCGTTGATCTATACGATTCCACTTGGAAAGAGCTACCTTGGAAGTTTGAAGGCGGTACTCCGATTATCGCTGGAGCAATTGGCTTAGGAGCAGCAATTGACTTCTTGCAAGAGGTTGGATTGGATCGTATCCTCGAGCATGAACATAAACTAGCAGCATATGCTTTAGAAAAAATGTCAACAATTGACGGAATCACAATTTACGGTCCAAAGGATCCAAAAAATCGGGCTGGAGTTATCACCTTTAATTTAGATGATGTACATCCACATGATGTCGCAACGGTTCTTGACGCAGAAGGTATTGCGGTTCGAGCAGGACATCACTGTGCTCAACCTTTAATGAAATGGTTAAAGGCATCTGCAACAGCTCGGGCTAGCTTCTATTTGTATAATACGGAAGAGGATATTGATAAGCTCGTTACTGGGCTTGTTAAAACAAAGGAGTATTTTAGCGATGTCTTTTAA
- a CDS encoding methionine ABC transporter ATP-binding protein, protein MIHIKGVNKIYPSKNGRVTAVDDVSLEVKEGEIFGVIGYSGAGKSTLIRMLNGLEIPTQGSIKVAGNEVSSIKGAALRKARQEISMIFQHFNLLWSRTVRENIAFPLEIAGISKLERNKRVDELIKLVGLEGREESYPSQLSGGQKQRVGIARALANNPKVLLCDEATSALDPQTTDSILDLLVDINKRLGLTIVLITHEMHVIRKICHRVAVMEDGKIVELGPVLEVFKHPEQAITKRFVQQVTEPEETKETIENLLTRYPHGQVVQLSFVGEAAEQPVIANLIRQYELTVTILQGKISQTQTGSYGTLFLHLDGKQQEIDKATEFLHSQHVGVEVIKNG, encoded by the coding sequence ATGATTCATATAAAAGGAGTAAACAAGATCTATCCTTCAAAAAATGGTCGTGTAACAGCAGTTGACGACGTGAGTTTGGAAGTGAAAGAAGGAGAAATCTTTGGTGTTATAGGCTATAGTGGTGCCGGAAAAAGCACCTTGATTCGGATGCTGAATGGGCTAGAGATTCCAACGCAAGGTTCAATTAAAGTGGCTGGTAATGAGGTTTCCTCGATTAAAGGAGCAGCTCTCAGGAAGGCTCGCCAAGAAATTAGTATGATTTTCCAGCATTTTAATTTGCTCTGGTCTCGGACTGTACGAGAAAATATCGCATTTCCACTTGAAATCGCTGGAATCTCGAAGCTTGAACGGAACAAACGGGTGGATGAATTAATCAAGCTCGTTGGGTTGGAAGGAAGAGAAGAATCATACCCTTCACAGCTAAGCGGAGGACAAAAGCAGAGAGTAGGGATTGCGAGAGCACTAGCGAATAACCCGAAGGTTTTGCTTTGTGATGAAGCAACAAGTGCATTGGATCCACAAACAACTGATTCAATTTTAGATTTGTTAGTTGATATAAACAAACGTCTAGGACTGACAATCGTGTTAATTACACATGAAATGCATGTGATTCGAAAGATTTGCCACCGCGTTGCGGTTATGGAAGACGGGAAAATTGTTGAGCTTGGCCCTGTTTTAGAGGTGTTTAAACATCCTGAACAGGCCATTACAAAGCGATTTGTCCAACAAGTAACGGAGCCAGAGGAAACAAAAGAAACGATTGAGAACTTATTGACACGTTATCCACATGGACAAGTGGTTCAATTATCCTTTGTAGGAGAAGCAGCTGAGCAACCAGTAATCGCTAATTTGATCCGTCAATATGAGTTAACTGTTACGATTTTGCAGGGGAAAATATCCCAGACCCAAACAGGTTCTTATGGGACGCTATTCCTACATCTAGATGGGAAGCAACAGGAAATTGACAAAGCAACAGAATTCCTACATTCCCAGCACGTAGGGGTGGAGGTGATCAAGAATGGCTGA
- a CDS encoding MetQ/NlpA family ABC transporter substrate-binding protein produces the protein MKKLFAIFTIAILALTLAACGGAKDEATKKEGKGGNKTLVVGASAVPHAEVLEAAKPLLKEKGIDLKVQVFTDYILPNVALHDGEIDANYFQTPGYLELQMKENKDFDFVSVGEIHQEPIGVYSKKYKSLDDLPKGAKIIMSDSFSDHGRILPIFEKAGLIKLKEGVGANARVEDIVENPKNLDFSTLIEAKLLASSFENGEGDAVVINTNYVLEAGINAKEYQIAREGDDVVPANLVVVNSKDKDNEEINTLVEVLKSKEIQKFIEEKYKGAVLSVK, from the coding sequence ATGAAAAAGTTATTCGCGATTTTCACAATTGCCATCCTTGCTTTAACACTAGCTGCATGCGGCGGTGCTAAAGATGAAGCAACTAAAAAGGAAGGAAAAGGCGGTAACAAAACTCTAGTAGTAGGTGCATCCGCTGTTCCTCATGCTGAAGTGCTTGAAGCAGCAAAACCGTTATTAAAGGAAAAAGGAATTGATCTTAAGGTTCAAGTATTTACTGATTATATCCTACCAAATGTGGCGTTACACGATGGAGAGATTGATGCAAACTATTTCCAAACACCTGGCTATTTAGAGCTTCAAATGAAAGAAAACAAGGACTTTGACTTTGTAAGTGTTGGGGAAATTCACCAAGAACCAATTGGTGTATACTCTAAAAAATATAAAAGCTTAGATGATCTTCCTAAAGGCGCAAAAATTATCATGAGTGATTCTTTTAGTGACCATGGTCGTATTTTACCGATTTTTGAAAAGGCTGGCTTAATTAAGCTTAAAGAAGGCGTTGGAGCTAACGCTCGCGTTGAAGATATCGTTGAAAATCCTAAAAACCTTGATTTCTCAACTTTAATTGAAGCAAAATTATTAGCTTCTTCATTTGAAAATGGCGAAGGTGATGCGGTAGTTATCAATACAAACTACGTATTAGAGGCTGGAATCAATGCGAAGGAATACCAGATTGCTCGTGAAGGTGACGATGTTGTTCCTGCGAACCTTGTTGTTGTAAATTCAAAAGATAAAGACAATGAAGAGATAAATACACTGGTTGAAGTATTAAAATCGAAAGAAATTCAAAAGTTTATTGAAGAAAAATACAAAGGTGCTGTACTATCAGTAAAATAA
- the sufD gene encoding Fe-S cluster assembly protein SufD, whose translation MTTEIKLPFDQDYVRSFSKEMNEPDWLTDFRLQALTQAQALPMPKPDKTKIDKWNFTDFSKHIVSSEDFASLEDLPEEVKALIDLESTSKNLYIQRNNRPAFLVLSQELIDAGVIFTDIFSAAREHGDLLRRFIMKNGVKVDEHRLTAIHAAYLNGGTFLYIPKNVEVTQPIQAVYLHDDADANLFNHVLVVAEDNSSVTYVENYISTVDHATGIFNLVTEVIANGNSRVQYGAVDTLAQGVTTYVNRRGVAQKDARIEWALGLMNDGNTISENTTNLLGDGSTGESKTVVVGRGEQTQNFTTSIVHFGKNTTGHILKHGVMKDSASSVFNGIGKIEHGASKSNAEQESRVLMLSEKARGDANPILLIDEDDVMAGHAASVGRVDPVQLYYLMSRGIQKKEAERLIIHGFLAPVVNELPIEGVKKQLVEVIERKVK comes from the coding sequence ATGACAACTGAAATAAAATTACCTTTTGATCAGGACTATGTTCGTTCTTTTTCAAAAGAGATGAATGAGCCTGATTGGTTAACAGACTTTCGTTTGCAGGCGTTGACACAAGCACAAGCATTGCCAATGCCAAAGCCGGATAAAACAAAAATCGATAAATGGAATTTTACTGATTTTTCTAAGCACATCGTTAGCAGTGAGGATTTTGCTTCCCTAGAAGATCTACCAGAGGAAGTAAAAGCATTAATCGATCTAGAGTCTACTTCTAAAAATTTATATATTCAACGCAATAATCGCCCAGCTTTCTTAGTACTATCACAGGAATTAATTGACGCTGGCGTTATTTTCACTGATATTTTCAGTGCTGCTCGTGAGCATGGTGATTTGCTACGCCGTTTCATTATGAAAAACGGTGTAAAGGTGGATGAGCATCGTTTAACAGCAATTCATGCAGCCTATTTGAATGGTGGTACATTCCTTTACATCCCGAAAAATGTAGAAGTAACTCAACCAATTCAAGCTGTATACCTACATGATGATGCCGATGCGAATCTATTTAATCACGTTCTTGTTGTAGCAGAGGACAACAGCTCTGTAACGTATGTTGAGAACTACATTTCTACGGTTGACCATGCAACTGGAATTTTCAATCTTGTAACAGAAGTGATTGCAAATGGTAATTCTAGAGTTCAATATGGTGCCGTTGATACGCTAGCACAAGGTGTGACAACCTATGTCAATCGTCGTGGAGTTGCTCAGAAGGATGCACGGATTGAATGGGCGCTAGGTTTAATGAATGATGGAAATACGATTTCTGAAAACACAACCAATCTGCTCGGTGATGGGTCAACTGGTGAATCGAAAACCGTTGTTGTTGGTCGCGGCGAACAGACACAAAACTTTACAACAAGCATTGTTCATTTTGGGAAGAACACGACTGGTCACATTTTAAAGCACGGAGTTATGAAGGATAGCGCTTCATCCGTGTTTAATGGAATTGGAAAAATCGAACATGGTGCTTCAAAATCAAATGCAGAGCAGGAATCTCGCGTATTGATGTTAAGTGAAAAGGCACGAGGCGATGCGAACCCAATTTTATTAATTGATGAAGATGATGTAATGGCAGGTCACGCAGCATCTGTAGGCCGAGTAGACCCTGTTCAATTGTATTATTTAATGAGCCGTGGAATTCAGAAAAAAGAGGCAGAACGCCTAATCATTCATGGTTTCTTAGCACCGGTTGTTAATGAACTACCAATTGAAGGGGTTAAGAAGCAACTTGTTGAAGTGATTGAAAGGAAAGTAAAATAA
- a CDS encoding thioredoxin family protein, which produces MNELSVEQANTILHQEFEGVLYLYTPMCGTCAVAQKMLTVIEELIPEVEMVKVNVNFSRALAEQLKIESVPCLLIFKQGRVQQKIYAFQSVPYLYDTIKKII; this is translated from the coding sequence ATGAATGAGTTGTCAGTTGAACAAGCCAATACAATCCTCCATCAAGAATTTGAAGGAGTCCTCTATTTGTATACTCCAATGTGTGGTACATGTGCAGTGGCTCAAAAAATGCTTACGGTCATTGAGGAGCTTATACCAGAAGTCGAGATGGTTAAAGTCAATGTGAATTTTTCCCGAGCGCTAGCTGAACAATTAAAAATTGAAAGTGTACCATGCTTATTAATATTCAAACAAGGTAGAGTGCAACAAAAAATATACGCATTTCAGTCTGTTCCATATTTGTACGACACAATCAAAAAGATCATCTAA
- a CDS encoding methionine ABC transporter permease: protein MAEIIEQLNWDQLWIATQETIYMTSISVITTFILGLLLGLLLFLTDKGNIWENRFINIIIAGFVNIFRSIPFIILIVLLIPFTKLMLGTMLGANAALPALIIGAAPFYARMVEIALREIDKGVIEASQSMGATHSHIIFKVLIPESLPALISGITVTAISLVSFTAMAGVIGAGGLGHFAYLEGFQRNRPLITLVATIAILILVFIIQFVGDYFTKKTDKR, encoded by the coding sequence ATGGCTGAGATAATTGAGCAACTGAACTGGGACCAATTATGGATTGCGACACAAGAAACGATCTATATGACGTCAATCTCTGTGATCACCACATTTATATTAGGACTTTTACTTGGATTATTATTGTTTCTAACAGATAAAGGGAACATTTGGGAGAATCGCTTTATTAACATTATCATTGCTGGTTTTGTGAATATTTTCCGATCAATCCCATTTATTATATTAATTGTTTTGCTTATTCCGTTTACAAAATTAATGTTAGGAACCATGCTTGGTGCAAATGCAGCACTCCCTGCTTTAATTATTGGGGCTGCACCGTTTTATGCACGTATGGTGGAAATCGCACTTAGAGAAATTGATAAAGGTGTGATCGAGGCTTCTCAATCAATGGGGGCGACACATAGTCATATCATTTTTAAAGTACTGATTCCTGAATCATTGCCTGCGTTAATCTCAGGGATTACAGTAACCGCCATTTCGTTAGTAAGCTTTACAGCGATGGCTGGGGTCATTGGTGCGGGTGGTCTTGGACATTTCGCGTATTTAGAAGGATTTCAGCGTAATCGACCACTGATTACACTAGTAGCCACTATTGCTATATTAATTTTGGTATTTATTATCCAATTCGTTGGAGATTACTTTACAAAAAAAACAGACAAACGTTAA
- the sufC gene encoding Fe-S cluster assembly ATPase SufC — MAGSTLKITDLHVAIEEKEILKGVNLEIKGGEIHAIMGPNGTGKSTLSSSIMGHPKYEVTQGTIELDGQDVLEMEVDERARAGLFLAMQYPSEINGVTNADFLRSAVNSRREEGNEVSLMKFIRDMDKKMEFLEMDPNMAQRYLNEGFSGGEKKRNEILQLMMIQPKIAILDEIDSGLDIDALKVVSKGINEMRGENFGCLVITHYQRLLNYITPDFVHVMMQGRIVKSGGPELAQRLEAEGYDWIKQELGIEDETVEQEA; from the coding sequence ATGGCAGGATCAACGTTAAAAATTACAGATCTTCATGTTGCGATTGAAGAGAAGGAAATTCTAAAGGGTGTAAATCTAGAAATCAAAGGCGGAGAAATCCACGCTATTATGGGACCGAACGGTACAGGTAAATCAACCCTTTCCTCAAGCATCATGGGTCACCCTAAATACGAAGTAACACAAGGCACAATTGAGTTAGACGGACAAGACGTATTGGAAATGGAAGTTGACGAACGTGCACGCGCAGGTCTATTTCTCGCTATGCAGTATCCAAGTGAGATTAACGGCGTAACAAATGCAGACTTTTTACGCTCAGCAGTCAACAGCCGTCGTGAAGAAGGAAATGAAGTTTCTTTAATGAAATTTATCCGTGATATGGATAAAAAAATGGAATTCCTTGAAATGGATCCAAACATGGCACAACGTTACTTAAATGAAGGATTCTCAGGTGGAGAGAAAAAACGTAATGAAATTCTTCAATTAATGATGATCCAACCGAAAATTGCTATCTTAGATGAAATTGATTCTGGTTTGGATATTGATGCTTTAAAGGTAGTTTCAAAGGGAATCAATGAAATGCGCGGCGAAAACTTTGGCTGTTTAGTGATTACACACTATCAACGCCTTTTAAATTATATTACTCCTGACTTCGTTCACGTGATGATGCAAGGCCGTATCGTTAAATCTGGTGGCCCTGAATTAGCACAACGCTTAGAAGCAGAAGGATACGACTGGATCAAGCAAGAGCTAGGAATTGAAGACGAAACAGTTGAGCAAGAAGCGTAA
- a CDS encoding arsenate reductase family protein, translating to MSLSLYWYPKCGTCRKAKKWLDDHGIEYDEIHIVENPPTRQQLEEMYQQSGLELKKFFNTSGQKYRDLGMKDKMGHASDSELLDLLASDGMLIKRPIVYDGTKVTVGFKEEEFEQTWS from the coding sequence ATGTCATTATCCCTTTACTGGTATCCGAAATGCGGAACATGTAGGAAAGCAAAAAAATGGCTTGATGATCATGGTATTGAATATGACGAAATACATATTGTTGAGAATCCTCCAACTAGACAACAATTAGAAGAGATGTATCAACAAAGTGGTTTAGAATTGAAAAAGTTCTTTAACACAAGTGGCCAAAAATATCGGGATCTTGGAATGAAGGACAAAATGGGTCATGCTAGTGATAGCGAATTGTTGGATTTACTCGCCTCTGATGGAATGCTAATTAAACGTCCGATTGTATATGATGGAACAAAGGTAACCGTTGGCTTTAAAGAGGAAGAATTTGAACAAACTTGGAGCTAA
- a CDS encoding O-acetylhomoserine aminocarboxypropyltransferase/cysteine synthase family protein — protein sequence MSEKQKNYRFETLSVHGGLAPDPVTGARAVPIYMSNAYQFENTEHAANLFALKEPGYIYTRIHNPTVTVFEERVALLEGGIGALAVASGMSAITLAILNVAQAGDEIVAASTLYGGTYNLFAMTLPRYGINVKFVNAEDPENFRAAITDKTKAVFAETIGNPSLRILDIEKVADIAHEAGVPLIVDNTFATPYLLKPIEYGADIVIHSATKWLGGNGTTLGGVIVDGGKFDWGTGKFPGFVTPDPSYHDLVYSEALGAAAFIVKARVQLLRDMGPAISPQNAFQLTLGLETLHVRMKEHIANTKEIIKYLQAHPAVKWILYPGNEDHPDKALADKYLPKGPGSVVVFGIEGGREAGAKFINELKLWTHVANVGDAKSLVIHPASTTHQQLDEEGLAAAGVPEDLIRLSIGIENVEDLIEDLDQAIEVATGLTSAVK from the coding sequence ATGAGTGAAAAACAAAAAAATTATCGATTTGAAACCTTAAGTGTTCATGGTGGCTTAGCACCAGATCCTGTAACTGGGGCGCGTGCTGTTCCGATTTATATGAGCAATGCCTATCAATTTGAAAACACTGAGCATGCTGCGAATTTATTTGCCCTAAAAGAACCAGGTTATATTTACACAAGAATACATAACCCAACTGTTACGGTATTTGAAGAGAGAGTGGCTTTACTAGAGGGTGGTATCGGAGCACTCGCAGTCGCAAGCGGAATGTCGGCGATTACATTAGCCATTTTGAATGTCGCTCAGGCAGGGGATGAAATTGTTGCCGCGTCAACTCTTTATGGGGGAACTTATAATTTATTTGCGATGACGCTACCACGTTATGGAATTAATGTGAAGTTTGTAAATGCAGAGGATCCAGAAAATTTTAGAGCGGCCATTACGGATAAAACGAAAGCAGTGTTTGCTGAAACAATCGGCAATCCAAGCCTACGTATTTTAGATATCGAAAAGGTTGCAGATATTGCGCATGAGGCAGGAGTACCGTTAATCGTCGATAATACATTTGCCACACCGTACTTGTTAAAGCCAATTGAATATGGGGCAGATATTGTCATCCATTCTGCAACAAAGTGGTTGGGTGGAAACGGTACGACATTAGGTGGAGTCATAGTGGATGGAGGTAAATTCGATTGGGGTACGGGCAAGTTTCCTGGGTTCGTTACCCCAGACCCAAGCTACCATGATCTCGTGTATAGTGAAGCGCTTGGGGCAGCAGCCTTTATCGTTAAGGCTCGTGTTCAGCTGTTGAGGGATATGGGACCTGCAATCTCGCCACAAAATGCATTCCAGCTTACATTGGGGTTAGAGACATTGCACGTAAGAATGAAGGAACATATTGCTAACACGAAGGAAATCATAAAATATTTACAAGCACATCCTGCCGTAAAATGGATTTTATACCCAGGAAATGAGGATCATCCGGACAAAGCTCTTGCTGATAAATATTTACCAAAAGGACCTGGATCTGTCGTTGTATTTGGAATTGAAGGTGGACGTGAGGCAGGGGCGAAATTTATTAATGAATTAAAGCTTTGGACACATGTTGCCAATGTTGGCGATGCTAAAAGCTTAGTCATTCACCCAGCCAGTACAACCCATCAGCAATTAGATGAAGAGGGCTTAGCAGCCGCAGGTGTTCCAGAAGATTTAATTCGTCTTTCAATTGGAATTGAAAATGTCGAAGATTTAATCGAAGACCTTGACCAAGCAATCGAAGTAGCAACTGGCTTAACGAGTGCTGTCAAATAA